TTGCAAGCACAGGATCAGGCCCTATATATGGAAGCACCACAAAACCTTCCTTTACAAGAATTTTCGCGGCTTTAAGGGTTTCATCGCCGTCCGGCCACAGATATTTTGGGTCGGGCGTCACTTCAAGTTTTATCCAGTTTGACAGCCCCATTCCGCGCGCCAGCATTGCCGTCCTTACGGCTTCATCCGCGTTCTGCGCGCCGGATGTGTTAGGGAGAATGAATATTTTTTTAGGATCAAGCGCGGACATAATATCCGCGTTGGGGTTTTCAAGGTCCACGCGGCGCACAGCCACGGTTATAATTTCCGCTTCTGACGCTTCAAGGCACCTGTTCATAATTTCGTCCGACGGGAATTTTCCCGTACCTATCATAAACCTGCTTTTAAATTCCCTGTCCGCTATTTTTAAAATATCATCCATGTTAACTCCTTTTTATCCGCCGCAGGCGGAACATCCCTGTTTTTTTGTAATATTTAAAACCCTGTATTGTGTTTTTAAACCGTCAAAAAACAGCATACGCCCTGTTAGAAGTTCATTATTACCTGTCAGATATTTAACCGCTTCCATTGCCTGAAGCGTCCCTATATTGCCGGCTGCCGCGCCCAATATGCCGTCGTTTATTGATGTGTGCGCGTCTTCGCCCTTTGGAACATCCGGTATAAAACACCTTAAACACGCCTGCCCCGGCACGTATGTCATTATCTGTCCGCCCCATGCAAGCGCGCCGCCGTGACAGAACGGTTTTTTTAACTTCACGCACGTGTCATTAATAAGGTACTTGACCGCAAAATTATCCACCGCGTCTATTATAAAATCATACTGTGATATTATATCAGCGGCGTTTTGCGCGGTTATCATCTGCAGATGGCAGATAACTTTAACACCGGAATTTAGTTTTTTTACTTTATCAGCGGCAGATTCTGTTTTAAGCCGCCCAAGGTCAGCTTCAAAATGAAGTATCTGTCTGTTTAGATTTATTTCTTCCACTTTATCCCCGTCAGCGATAGCAATTGTACCCGTGCCTGCGGCAGCAAGATAATAAATAACCGGAGAACCAAGGCCGCCCGCGCCTATTACAAGCACGGAGGAGGACATAAGTTTATTCTGCCCTTCAACACCTATCTCTTTTATCCTTACGTTCCTGTCGTAACGTGTGTCCATTAATATCCTTTTATATACTTTTTTGCCCTGGCAGCCGCACCCTTTTAGGGTGCGTTGTTTAGATTTTAAAACATAACATCAAAATCAACCGGGCTGAATCACAAAAACACAACATTAAAGCAAGACGCAACATGTTGCGTCTCTACATTAAACAACAAATACAATTGAAAATTACAAAAAGCAACCTTTAAAAACAAAAAAGCCCCTGTTTTGCAGGGGCTTTTAAATTTATAAGCTCCCTGCGGCGGCATTATCCGCGTCAGGTTCATAGGGTATAATCTCAGACCGGCTTATTACCGGCCACCCCTGCCTTAATGCTTTATTCTCTATAGAATCTGTTTTTAGAACAAAATTTAGTAGGAGCAGGCACTTAGGGGGTTTGGGAGGGGGGTATTTGGGAAAAAAGCGCCTGCCCCGTATTTTTATTATACAACTTTATGTTTCATTTGCAATACCGAATTATTTATTTTACCGAATCGGGATTTGGCGCCTGTTCTTCCTGCTCTTTATTTTCCGTATATTTATCCCTTATGGCGGCAATTACATCGTACACATTTAAAAATGCGTCCACCACTTCCGGGTCAAAATGTTTTCCTGAATTGTCTTTTATGTATTCAATTACCCTTGTTTCGTCCCAGGGTTCTTTGTAAATTCTTTTTGATACCAGCGCGTCATACACATCCGCCACCGCCACTATCCTGCCTGTAACCGGAATTTCAAGGTCTGTCTTGCCCGGCGCTGAATCAAGTTTTTTCAGGTTCATGACATCTGTAACCCTGCCCGGATATCCTGTGCCGTCCCATTTTTCATGGTGCGCAAGGGCTATTTCCGCGGCCATTGCGTCAATTTCCGAATCCTTTGATTCAAACAGCCGGTAACCGAATATGGTATGCATTTTCATCGTGGAAAACTCTTCAGGTTCAAGTTTTGCCGGTTTTTTTAAAATACTGTCCGGTATGGCAATCTTTCCGGCATCATGCAGCATGGCGGCTATTCTTAACTTATCCTTAAAGCGCCTGATAAGTTCCGGGGGGAAACCCCTGTCCTTTGCCCACTGGTGATATATTTCAACGGAATACGCTCCCATTCTGTTTACATGCCCGCCTGTTTCCTTAGGGTCGCGGAATTCCACCATCCTTAACATTCTTAAAACCATCTGCCTTGTACTTATCGCTTTTTCAATGGCAATTGCCGCGTCGTTGGCAAAATATGACACATACAATTCATCCTTATCCGAGAAAGGAACCACTTTACCCCTTTCATTTTTGGCGTTGATTATCTGCATTACGCCTATAACCCTGTTTCTTGCGGTTTTAAG
This window of the Candidatus Goldiibacteriota bacterium genome carries:
- a CDS encoding thiazole synthase; this encodes MDDILKIADREFKSRFMIGTGKFPSDEIMNRCLEASEAEIITVAVRRVDLENPNADIMSALDPKKIFILPNTSGAQNADEAVRTAMLARGMGLSNWIKLEVTPDPKYLWPDGDETLKAAKILVKEGFVVLPYIGPDPVLAKKLEDAGTATVMPLASPIGTNKGMKSVDTIKIIIEQAGIPVVIDAGIGSPSDAALAMELGADAVMINTAISASPEPVKMAEAFKLASRAGRFAYLAGMAEKRDTARPSSPTKWLVK
- a CDS encoding HesA/MoeB/ThiF family protein, whose translation is MDTRYDRNVRIKEIGVEGQNKLMSSSVLVIGAGGLGSPVIYYLAAAGTGTIAIADGDKVEEINLNRQILHFEADLGRLKTESAADKVKKLNSGVKVICHLQMITAQNAADIISQYDFIIDAVDNFAVKYLINDTCVKLKKPFCHGGALAWGGQIMTYVPGQACLRCFIPDVPKGEDAHTSINDGILGAAAGNIGTLQAMEAVKYLTGNNELLTGRMLFFDGLKTQYRVLNITKKQGCSACGG
- a CDS encoding HD domain-containing protein, with translation MPAKKKKVSYGVSGKADKDILQKILKITEDIHNISDIDILLDKILFEVRKFTNAEAGTIFLTEGNNLRISYTQNEILFGKSISNRYKYLNHEIPINETSMAGFAAFNGQMLVVDDAYKISSKEKYTFNKDFDISSGYKTQSVLNMPLKTARNRVIGVMQIINAKNERGKVVPFSDKDELYVSYFANDAAIAIEKAISTRQMVLRMLRMVEFRDPKETGGHVNRMGAYSVEIYHQWAKDRGFPPELIRRFKDKLRIAAMLHDAGKIAIPDSILKKPAKLEPEEFSTMKMHTIFGYRLFESKDSEIDAMAAEIALAHHEKWDGTGYPGRVTDVMNLKKLDSAPGKTDLEIPVTGRIVAVADVYDALVSKRIYKEPWDETRVIEYIKDNSGKHFDPEVVDAFLNVYDVIAAIRDKYTENKEQEEQAPNPDSVK